Proteins from a single region of Oryza brachyantha chromosome 6, ObraRS2, whole genome shotgun sequence:
- the LOC102703039 gene encoding bark storage protein A-like, translating into MAMELSSLRRCHHHLALLLLFLLAGSSIALPVQPEMERVRWQVDRVNRRGPSIGLVMSYIDEATALQSSGYFRPWHALPFVDLYGRRFHIGSIRGVNVIYALTGQRRLNAAVTVQTLIDVFSVSGIVHYGTAGSSNDSMSFGDVSVPKFVAYTGAWTWKKFKSFKESDSELSFGEFNVPNGGENLLGALKFRNEELYSVGKPMKEVFWLSVDSTWFKIAQELKVTLERCNNTFCLPTTPKVVYGLKGSSADMFLDNAEYRKFLFREFGVSTVDEESAAVVMTTTSPGIPVIVFRGVSDLAGGEPTWSSTSLMNLASINALKVAVEFIGTVGKQKSTTLAESASN; encoded by the exons ATGGCCATGGAGCTCTCTAGCCTGAGGAGGTGCCACCATCATCTGGCACTGCTACTGCTCTTCCTGCTGGCAGGCTCCTCCATAGCTTTGCCGGTGCAGCCTGAGATGGAAAGGGTGCGTTGGCAGGTTGACAGGGTCAACCGGAGGGGCCCGTCCATCGGGCTCGTCATGTCGTACATCGATGAGGCCACTGCTCTCCAATCCTCCGGCTACTTCAGACCTTGGCATGCTCTCCCATTCGTTGACCTCTATG GAAGAAGGTTTCACATCGGGAGTATTAGAGGAGTCAATGTTATATATGCACTGACAGGACAACGCAGG TTGAATGCGGCTGTCACTGTACAGACTCTCATCGACGTCTTTAGTGTATCTGGCATTGTTCATTATGGCACAGCAGGAAGTTCTAATGATTCAATGTCATTTGGCGATGTCAGTGTTCCCAAATTTGTTGCTTATACAGGGGCTTGGACATGGAAG AAGTTCAAATCATTTAAAGAGTCAGATTCAGAACTTAGCTTTGGAGAATTTAACGTTCCAAATGGAGGAGAGAATCTTCTAGGAGCACTGAAATTCAGAAATGAGGAACTATACTCAGTGGGAAAGCCTATGAAGGAAGTTTTCTGGTTATCCGTAGATTCAACATGGTTCAAAATCGCACAAGAACTCAAG GTTACACTTGAAAGGTGTAACAACACTTTCTGCTTGCCAACAACCCCAAAGGTAGTCTATGGGCTAAAAGGATCGTCAGCAGATATGTTTCTAGACAATGCAGAATATAGGAAGTTCCTTTTCAGAGAATTTGGTGTGTCAACAGTAGATGAGGAGAGTGCAGCAGTGGTTATG ACAACAACATCTCCTGGCATACCTGTGATTGTATTCCGGGGAGTTTCTGATTTGGCTGGAGGGGAGCCAACATGGTCGTCGACAAGCCTGATGAACCTGGCATCTATTAATGCACTCAAAGTGGCAGTGGAGTTCATTGGTACAGTAGGCAAACAGAAGTCAACAACGCTAGCAGAAAGTGCTAGTaactga